The proteins below are encoded in one region of Aquisphaera giovannonii:
- a CDS encoding NupC/NupG family nucleoside CNT transporter: MRRIRLTLTDPRRTNRDPGTSPAGARPRVCRPWRVGLLLLALYQVYAPAIAVAAQGAEDGPPTGSAASTGTAATRPGRPGVTVEPGPAEVRREYRLKVGSWTTRFSLPESIDLADVMDRARGVLGMLAIVGVAVFLSEDRRAISRRIVFWGLTLQCAFAVLVLRVPAGIRAMRAAGGAVESVLACAMEGAEFVFGKALVAPDGPAGFVFAFRVLPTVIFVAALFAALYYLHVMQWIVRLFAVVMAWFMGTSGAESLNVAASLFLGQTEAPLTIRPYLARLTRSELLTVMTSGMAHVSGGIMAVYFGYGVEPRHIITAVIMTAPGTILLSKLLLPETGKPETLGHTRPSSEVEDANILDAVARGTRDGLTLALNIAAMLIAILGLIALINLGLGQVGMSLQKILGWLLAPVAYLLGVPWEDCREIGGLLGTRTVLNEVIAFKELGAVKGSLYARSFDIASFALCGFANFSSIGIQLGGIGALVPDRRRDLAELGWRALLAGTMANFLSACIAGILL, translated from the coding sequence ATGCGGCGAATCCGGCTGACCCTGACAGACCCGAGGCGGACGAACCGCGACCCGGGGACGAGCCCCGCGGGGGCCCGACCGCGCGTTTGCCGGCCCTGGCGGGTCGGCCTGCTGCTCCTGGCCCTGTACCAGGTGTACGCCCCGGCGATCGCCGTCGCGGCCCAGGGGGCGGAGGACGGCCCGCCGACGGGGTCCGCCGCGTCGACCGGGACGGCGGCGACGAGGCCGGGCCGGCCCGGGGTGACCGTCGAGCCCGGGCCGGCGGAAGTCCGCCGCGAGTATCGGCTGAAGGTCGGCTCGTGGACCACCCGATTCTCGCTCCCGGAGTCGATCGACCTCGCCGACGTGATGGACCGGGCGAGGGGCGTCCTGGGGATGCTCGCGATCGTCGGCGTGGCCGTCTTCCTCTCGGAGGATCGCCGGGCCATCTCCCGGCGGATCGTCTTCTGGGGGCTGACGCTCCAGTGCGCCTTCGCGGTCCTCGTCCTCCGGGTGCCGGCCGGCATCCGCGCGATGCGCGCGGCCGGGGGCGCGGTCGAATCGGTGCTCGCCTGCGCCATGGAAGGGGCCGAGTTCGTCTTCGGCAAGGCGCTGGTGGCCCCCGACGGGCCGGCGGGATTTGTCTTCGCATTCCGCGTCCTGCCGACGGTGATCTTCGTCGCGGCGCTGTTCGCCGCCCTCTACTACCTGCACGTCATGCAGTGGATCGTCCGCCTCTTCGCCGTGGTCATGGCGTGGTTCATGGGCACGAGCGGCGCGGAGTCCCTGAACGTCGCCGCGTCGCTCTTCCTGGGCCAGACCGAGGCGCCGCTCACGATCCGACCCTACCTGGCGCGCCTGACCCGCTCCGAGCTGCTGACCGTGATGACCTCGGGGATGGCCCACGTCTCCGGCGGGATCATGGCGGTCTACTTCGGATACGGCGTGGAGCCGCGGCACATCATCACGGCCGTGATCATGACCGCGCCGGGGACGATCCTCCTGTCCAAGCTGCTCCTGCCCGAGACCGGGAAGCCGGAGACCCTCGGCCACACCCGGCCGTCGTCGGAGGTGGAGGACGCCAACATCCTGGACGCCGTCGCCCGGGGGACGCGCGACGGCCTGACCCTGGCGCTGAACATCGCGGCGATGCTGATCGCGATCCTCGGGCTGATCGCCCTGATCAACCTGGGCCTCGGGCAGGTCGGCATGTCGCTCCAGAAGATCCTGGGATGGCTCCTGGCGCCCGTCGCCTACCTGCTGGGCGTGCCCTGGGAGGATTGCCGCGAGATCGGCGGCCTGCTGGGCACGCGGACGGTGCTCAACGAGGTCATCGCGTTCAAGGAGCTCGGCGCGGTCAAGGGTTCGCTCTACGCGCGGTCGTTCGACATCGCCAGCTTCGCGCTCTGCGGGTTCGCGAACTTCAGCTCGATCGGCATCCAGCTGGGTGGCATCGGGGCGCTCGTCCCGGATCGGCGCAGGGACCTGGCGGAGCTCGGCTGGCGGGCCCTGCTGGCGGGGACCATGGCCAATTTCCTCTCGGCATGCATCGCGGGGATCCTCCTATGA
- a CDS encoding purine-nucleoside phosphorylase → MSEPVIDLAARAAESALFIKRSVPAVPPLALVLGSGLNELAEGVQDATVIPYRDIPHFPVPTVAGHAGNLLVGRIDSAGLIVLQGRFHYYEGHPLEVVTFPMRVLQFLGVRTVILTAATGGIRADLRPGNLVCLSDHLNLIGDNPLRGSNDTRLGTRFPDMTEVYSKKLRAVAREEGKRLGINVIPGVYACLPGPSYETPAEIRMLQALGADVVGMSTVPEAIVARHGGMDVLAFALVTNSAAGVLGTPISHKEVLDAGKKATPLLGKVLRRVALRLSDPGGTGLTAEMQTFGGDV, encoded by the coding sequence ATGAGCGAACCGGTCATCGACCTGGCCGCCCGGGCGGCCGAATCCGCCCTCTTCATCAAGCGCTCGGTGCCGGCGGTCCCGCCCCTGGCCCTCGTCCTCGGGTCCGGCCTGAACGAGCTGGCCGAGGGGGTCCAGGACGCCACCGTCATCCCGTATCGCGACATCCCGCACTTCCCCGTGCCGACCGTGGCCGGCCATGCCGGCAACCTGCTCGTCGGCCGGATCGACTCCGCGGGGCTGATCGTCCTCCAGGGGCGGTTCCACTACTACGAGGGGCATCCCCTCGAGGTCGTGACCTTCCCGATGCGGGTGCTCCAGTTCCTGGGCGTCCGCACGGTCATCCTGACGGCGGCGACCGGGGGCATCCGCGCGGACCTCCGTCCGGGGAACCTGGTCTGCCTGTCCGACCACCTGAACCTGATCGGCGACAATCCGCTGCGCGGGTCCAACGACACGCGGCTGGGGACGCGGTTCCCGGACATGACCGAGGTCTACTCGAAGAAGCTCCGGGCCGTGGCCCGCGAGGAGGGCAAGCGCCTGGGGATCAACGTCATCCCGGGCGTCTATGCGTGCCTGCCGGGCCCGAGCTACGAGACCCCCGCGGAGATCCGCATGCTCCAGGCCCTCGGCGCGGACGTCGTCGGGATGTCCACCGTCCCGGAGGCCATCGTCGCGCGTCACGGCGGCATGGACGTCCTGGCGTTCGCGCTCGTCACGAACTCGGCCGCCGGCGTGCTCGGCACGCCGATCAGCCACAAGGAGGTCCTGGACGCGGGGAAGAAGGCCACGCCGCTGCTCGGCAAGGTCCTCCGCCGCGTCGCGCTCCGCCTCTCCGACCCGGGCGGGACCGGCCTCACGGCCGAGATGCAGACATTCGGCGGGGATGTTTGA
- a CDS encoding HAD family hydrolase, producing MSSENMPLLAIFDHDGVLVDTLALHQDAWVEHGRRSGIPITREYVLETFGMTNPSLLRRILGESLEDAVIAAHTDGKEACYRELAAGKIALMDGVRELLDGLTAAGVKLAIGSSGVRGNLELTARDCGLEGRFAAMAALEDIKHGKPDPEVFLVAASRAGVEPSRAVVFEDAPVGVRAAKAAGMYAVAITSTHPAAPLREAGADEVVETLRGYDVAALIRRLHDRSPGVVPGLGPA from the coding sequence TTGTCTTCCGAGAACATGCCCCTGCTGGCGATCTTCGATCACGACGGCGTCCTCGTGGACACGCTCGCTCTCCACCAGGACGCGTGGGTCGAGCACGGGCGACGGTCCGGCATCCCCATCACGCGCGAGTACGTCCTGGAGACCTTCGGGATGACGAACCCGAGTCTCCTCCGCCGGATCCTGGGCGAGTCCCTGGAAGACGCGGTGATCGCCGCCCACACCGACGGCAAGGAGGCCTGCTACCGCGAGCTGGCGGCCGGGAAGATCGCGCTCATGGACGGGGTCCGGGAGCTGCTGGACGGCCTCACCGCGGCGGGCGTTAAGCTGGCGATTGGGTCGAGCGGCGTCCGGGGCAACCTGGAGCTGACGGCCCGGGATTGCGGCCTGGAGGGGCGGTTCGCGGCGATGGCGGCCCTGGAGGACATCAAACACGGCAAGCCGGATCCCGAGGTCTTCCTGGTCGCCGCCTCCAGGGCCGGCGTGGAGCCCTCGCGTGCCGTCGTCTTCGAGGACGCCCCGGTCGGCGTCCGCGCGGCCAAGGCCGCCGGGATGTACGCCGTCGCCATCACCAGCACCCACCCCGCCGCCCCGCTCCGCGAGGCCGGGGCCGACGAGGTCGTCGAGACGTTACGCGGGTACGACGTCGCGGCCCTCATTCGTCGCCTGCACGACCGCTCGCCAGGCGTGGTGCCGGGCCTCGGGCCGGCCTGA
- a CDS encoding protein kinase domain-containing protein, with the protein MESTFIGNPAPAFDLACTRFPDPSRSRVRLEDYRGRWLLLMFYPRDFSLICPTELIGISQRHDEFQKQGCEVLGISCDPVDSHERWMATPFSKGGLGGLNFPLASDPDGRVSSRYHVYQTRQQVAVRGLFLIDPDGLIQYQVVHSLSVGRRSQEVLRVLSALQSGGLCREDWMPDQSLIDPFGSLRTGHFFSHYLVETEIGSGTFARVYRARDLQLDRPVALKVFKPDCPVTPSAALAEARTAAALNHPNVCTIYAVDDTAGVPIIAMEYVPGRPLSSLPRTGPMPLDELVGLTGQLAAGMAAAHDTGIVHGDLKPENVMISDDRLVKILDFGLARRLRQAGPIEDNDTAVLGLADAGGGIFGTARYLAPEQTRGEPSTFASDVFALGVVLFELATGRSAFPASHLLQILEQIRSIDPRAMTADLPEPFRTVLSSMLERDPDRRTMTMRRLADEMSALAEAV; encoded by the coding sequence ATGGAATCCACGTTCATCGGCAATCCCGCCCCGGCGTTCGACCTGGCCTGCACCCGGTTCCCGGATCCCTCGAGGTCTCGGGTCCGGCTGGAGGATTACCGGGGGCGCTGGCTGCTGCTCATGTTCTATCCCCGCGACTTCTCCCTGATCTGCCCGACCGAGCTGATCGGCATCTCCCAGAGGCATGACGAGTTCCAGAAGCAGGGCTGCGAGGTCCTGGGGATCAGCTGCGATCCGGTCGATTCGCACGAGAGGTGGATGGCCACGCCGTTTTCGAAGGGCGGGCTCGGCGGGCTGAACTTCCCGCTGGCGAGCGACCCGGACGGCCGGGTCTCCTCGCGCTATCACGTCTACCAGACCCGCCAGCAGGTCGCCGTGCGTGGCCTATTCCTGATCGACCCCGACGGGCTGATCCAGTATCAGGTCGTGCATTCACTGAGCGTCGGCAGGCGCAGCCAGGAAGTGCTGCGGGTCCTCTCGGCGCTCCAGTCCGGCGGCCTCTGCCGCGAGGACTGGATGCCGGACCAGTCCCTGATCGACCCGTTCGGGTCGCTCAGGACGGGGCACTTCTTCTCGCATTACCTGGTCGAGACCGAGATCGGCTCCGGCACCTTCGCGAGGGTCTATCGGGCGAGGGACCTGCAGCTGGACCGGCCGGTGGCGCTGAAGGTCTTCAAGCCGGACTGCCCGGTGACGCCGAGCGCCGCGCTGGCGGAGGCGCGGACCGCGGCGGCGCTCAACCATCCCAACGTCTGCACGATCTACGCGGTGGACGACACCGCGGGCGTGCCGATCATCGCGATGGAGTACGTCCCGGGACGCCCCCTCTCGAGCCTCCCCAGGACCGGCCCCATGCCGCTGGACGAGCTGGTCGGGCTGACCGGCCAGCTCGCCGCAGGGATGGCCGCGGCGCACGACACGGGGATCGTCCACGGCGACCTCAAGCCCGAGAACGTGATGATCAGCGACGACCGACTCGTGAAGATCCTCGACTTCGGCCTGGCGCGGCGGCTCCGCCAGGCCGGGCCGATCGAGGACAACGACACGGCGGTGCTGGGGCTGGCGGACGCGGGGGGCGGCATCTTCGGGACCGCGCGCTACCTCGCCCCGGAGCAGACGCGCGGCGAGCCCTCCACCTTCGCCAGCGACGTCTTCGCGCTGGGCGTTGTCCTGTTCGAGCTGGCCACCGGGAGGAGTGCGTTCCCCGCTTCCCACCTGCTCCAGATCCTTGAGCAGATCCGGTCGATCGATCCCCGGGCTATGACCGCCGACCTGCCCGAGCCGTTCCGGACCGTACTTTCCTCGATGCTCGAGCGCGATCCCGACCGGCGGACGATGACCATGAGGCGGCTCGCCGACGAGATGAGCGCCCTCGCCGAGGCCGTCTGA
- a CDS encoding DUF2239 family protein, with protein sequence MNGNSSRPCTAFEGMSRIAEGSLADVAREVKRHHDRPGAGPILIFDDVSAEQVDLDLSGTIDDVAGRYAAGTTPSATGDGVDTAGQASRGPGRPRLGVVAREVTLLPRHWDWLGGQPGGASVALRKLVDEARKTSAGADRARVPRDRAYRFMTAVAGNLPGYEEAIRALYRGEHDRLEEQVRDWPEDVRLYLRKLTSAASPD encoded by the coding sequence ATGAACGGGAATTCGTCGCGTCCTTGCACGGCTTTCGAGGGGATGAGCAGGATCGCGGAGGGGTCGCTCGCGGACGTGGCCCGGGAGGTCAAGCGGCATCACGACCGGCCGGGTGCCGGCCCGATCCTCATCTTCGACGACGTCTCGGCGGAGCAGGTCGACCTGGATCTCAGCGGGACCATCGACGATGTGGCGGGACGGTACGCGGCCGGAACGACCCCGTCCGCGACGGGGGACGGGGTCGATACCGCGGGCCAGGCCTCACGCGGGCCGGGCCGCCCGCGGCTGGGCGTGGTGGCACGCGAGGTGACGCTGCTGCCCAGGCACTGGGACTGGCTGGGTGGACAGCCCGGCGGGGCGTCCGTCGCGCTCCGCAAGCTGGTGGACGAGGCGCGGAAGACCTCCGCCGGGGCCGATCGGGCCAGGGTGCCGAGGGACCGGGCCTATCGATTCATGACCGCGGTGGCGGGCAACCTGCCCGGATATGAGGAAGCCATCCGGGCCCTGTATCGTGGCGAGCACGACCGCCTGGAGGAGCAGGTGCGCGACTGGCCGGAGGACGTGCGCCTTTATCTTCGCAAACTGACGAGCGCGGCGTCGCCGGACTGA